GATTTCACCTTCGTCCATAAAAACAACGCGATTGCTAACTTCTTTAGCAAAACCCATCTCATGAGTCACACAAACAATCGTAAAGTTCTCAAGAGCAAGTTGTCTCATAACATCAAGAACCCCACCAATCATCTCGGGGTCTAGGGCACTCGTTGGCTCATCAAATAACAATACTTTGGGTTTCATCGCTAACGTTCTAGCGATGGCGACACGTTGTTTTTGTCCCCCGCTGAGTTCATTAGGATAGCCCTCTGCTTTTTGAACAAGCCCCACTTTTTCTAAAAGAAGCAATGCTTCTTCTTTGGCATCATGTTTTGAAATTTTTTTCACTTTCTCTTGTGCAATGGTAATGTTTTCTAAGATGGTTAAATGGGGAAAAAGATTAAAATGCTGAAAAACCATACCGGTTTCTGCTCGCAACTCATTGAGCTTAGTCTTTTTGTGATAGGCATCTATGCCATCCACGATTAACTCACCGCTATCGATATCTTCAAGTCGGTTGATACATCGAATCAATGTTGATTTGCCACTTCCACTTGGGCCACAAATGACGACGATTTCGCCTTGCTTTACTTCAAAATTTATATTTTTTAGTGCATGAAAATCTCCAAAATATTTTTCGATATTTTTCATACTGACTATAGTATCCATTCAAGCCTTTCTGCTGTAGAACTTTTTATAAAGTTTATTAGGGTCACTTTGTAAAAAGTTATTCTAGCAATAATATCTAAAAATAAGATAAATAGAAATAATATCGTGCTTAATTATTAATCTTTTGATTTTTAGTAAATAAATTTGAGTAATTTTTGATATTATTACACTTTTAGAAAAGGTTAAATGATGATAATGGCGAGAATTCGTGAATATGGAGCAGATTTTTTGCTGCTTTTGGTGGCATTGGCTTGGGGCAGTACTTTTTTTATTGTTCAAGATGCAATCCGTGACACTCCGGTATATATCTTTCTGTTTTGGAGGTTTTTATTTGCAGGCATTTTGATGGGAGTGATTTCGTACAAGCATCTTGGTGCCATTGACAAAGATACTCTCATAGCAGGGGGCGTTTTGGGGCTTTTTATGTTTTTAGGCTTTGCGTTTCAAACTTTTGGGCTTTCGTTAACATACTCTTCCACCGTTGCATTTATTACCGGACTCAATGTCATCATTGTCCCTTTTTTGCTTTTTATTATCTTTAAAAATAAAGCCTCAATTTACTCAATTTTTGGAGCTTTTTGTGCCGCATTGGGATTGTACTTTTTGACCTTAAAAAGCTCGATTGGATTTGGAAAAGGGGAACTTTATGCTCTAGTTTGTGCTTTTATGTTTGCCGCACATATTGTCTTTACGGATCGATTTTCTAAAAAATACAATGTGTTATTGTTGGTCATGATACAATTACTCACCGTCGCACTACTCTCTTTTGTAGCCGCAGGGATTTTTGACCACAAAATCATGCCACAAGCCTTTGATGGTGTCTTTTTAGACGCTTTGATTGTGACGGTTTTATTTGCTACAGTTTTTGCTTTTGGTGTTCAAACCGCAATGCAACGCTATACGACACCCGCAAAAACGGCGATTATTTTCACACTAGAACCGGTGAGTGCGGGAGCTTTTGGGTATTATTTTGCTGATGAAGTCTTCTCTTTTACACAACTCTCAGGTGCTTTTATGATTCTCTTTGGCATGCTTTTGGCGGAACTTGGAACCTATTTTAGAAATAAAAGACGAGATGCACATGCTTAAACAACTGCTCTTGGTTTTTATAATATTGCTCTTTGGTGGGTGTGGCCTCAAACAGGAGAGTATTCGCACCTATCCGTATAAGATTGTCGTGAAAACAAAAACCATTCGAATTGCAGATGCGGGGTTTTTAAAAGAATCACAAGGATATCAGAGTCTACAGATTTTTACTGCCGGCACGGCGGTATTGCGGGTAGAATTAGCAGATCGCGCGTGCCTCAATGGCCGGTGTACGACACGTGAAGATTTTAATACGCGTTTGTTTGGATATGCCTATTATAAAAATATGATGGATGATATTTTGAGCCAACGTCCCTTATATAATAGGAAAAATCTGGTAAAAATAGACGGTGGATTCAAACAGCAAATCCAATCAAAATATTATAATATTTTTTATCGAGTAGAGGGGAGAAATGTCTATTTTAAAGATACCCTCAATCATGTGTTAATAAAATTACAAAGGATTTAGATGAAATACGTAGGAGCCCATGTCAGTGCTAGTGGTGGTGTTTTTAATGCACCTATTAATGCTCAAAAAATTGGGGCCAAAGCTTTTGCCCTCTTTACAAAAAATCAGAGACAATGGATCGCAAAACCTTTGGATGAAGAGACGATATCACAGTTTAAAGAGGCACTTGAGCGTGCTGAAATTTTACCAAAGCATGTCTTGCCTCATGATAGTTATCTCATCAACCTCGGACATCCCGATGCTGAAAAAAGAGCCAAATCACTAGCGGCGTTTATCGATGAATTGGAGCGCTGCGAGCAGTTGGGATTGGATCGGCTAAACTTTCATCCGGGGAGTCATCTTAAGCTTATTAGTGAAGATGCGTGCTTGGAACTGATCAGTCAATCGATGAATGAAGCGATTAAGAGAACCAAAAATGTGAAACTTGTCATCGAAAATACTGCCGGACAAGGGAGCAATTTAGGTTACAAATTGGAACACTTGGGATATTTGGTTGATAACTGTATCGATAAAGAGCGTGTCGGTGTTTGCATCGATACGTGTCACATTTTTACAGCCGGATATGATATTAGAACCAAGGAAGCCTATGAGCAAACTATGAAAAAATTTGATACAATTGTCGGATTTAGGTATCTTCAAGGAATGCACCTCAATGATTCAAAACCTGATTTGGGAACTCGGGTGGATCGTCATGATTCTTTAGGTAAGGGCAAAATCGGTCTTGAGGCTTTTAGTCTGATCATGAATGATAAAAGAATCGATGATATTCCGATGATACTTGAGACCATAGATGAGAGTCTGTGGAGTGAAGAGATTGAACTCTTATACAGTTTAATCGAAAAATAATATAAAAGGATACGAATGAAAAAATATGTAGCAATGGCATCAATGCTAGGCCTAAGTGCGGCAACACTCTTTGGTGCAGGATACAAAATACCCGAGCAATCTTTAAACGGGGTTGCTTTGAGTGCTGCTTATGTGGCCAATGCAAAAGGTGCTGATGCGAGTTATTATAACCCTGCAAACATGGCATTTAGTCCAGCAGGAGCAGCCTTAGAAATGGGCATGACTTATATTAACTTGCCTAGCATTAAATATGAAGATGTCACTCCTGCTTATAGTGGTGATTCAAAAGTGGAAAACTTTCTTGTCCCAACATTTCACTATATCTCACCTGAAGTCAATAAGTGGAGATTTGGTCTCTCTTTTACAGCTCCTGGAGGGCTCTCTAAACGATGGGACAATGGATATTCAAAAGCGACAGCACAAGAATTTACGCTTAAAATAATGGAGCTCAATCCAACAGCCAGTTATAAAGTCAATGACAAATTTGCCATTGGTTTTGGTGTTCGTGGGGTTTACACTGATGGTATTGTAAAAAGTGATGCAAATGGTGTTGGAGTTAATTTAGTTCGAGATTTAAATGGTGATTCGATAGATTTTGGATATAACTTAGCTTTAAGTTATAAACCTATCAAAGAGATGACGCTCTCAGCAACATATCGCTCTAAAGTTGATTTAACTGTTGAAGGAAATGCAAAATTGACGAGCCCAATTGGCGGACATTATGATGGGGGTGCCAGTGTGACAATTCCACTGCCTGCAACTTTGGATTTAGCCGCAGCGTATACCTTTGATAAAACAACCGTAGAATTGGTGTATGAACGCGTTTATTGGTCTAGTTATAAAAACTTAGATTTTAATTATAATGGAACCATTACCGACCCATATTTATTGGCAAAATTTGACGCTTCAATTCCTAAAAATTGGAAAGATACTAATACTTACCGAATTGGTATTACACATCAGTATAGCGATAAATTAAAACTAATGCTGGGATTTGCGATTGATGAAAGCCCAGTACCAAGCGATACTTTAGGATTTGAATTGCCAGATTCTGATGCAAAACTCTACTCTGTGGGATTTGAATATCAAGTCAATAAAGCCACAAGTTTTGGTTTGGCCTATTTGTATGACCAAAAAAAGACCCGAACCATCACTCCGACAAATTCTGGGCATGTCAATGGAACATTTAAAGATGCTTCGGCACATCTTGTAACGGCTTCTATCAAATATAGGTTCTAAAATGCTTGAATATAAGTATCAGAATTTTTATGATATTATCCAAAATAACGCCAAAGTCGCGCCGAAGAAAACGGCGATATTTTTAGATGATAAAAAGGTATCAAACTTAGCATTAAAACAAGATATCGATACCTTTGCGAGGTTTTTAGAATTTAGCGGTATCAAAAAAGAGGATCGCGTTGCCATGGTCGTTGGCAACTCGATTGAGTTTATCGTATCTCTATTTGCGATTACAAAGATTGGTGCTATTGCTGTGCCAATCAATACTTTTTTAAAAAGAGAAGAGTTAGAATACATCATCAACGATTGTGAAGCAAGACTGCTCATTAGTAGCCCTGCGTATGCAAAAGAGACAAAAAATATTATTAATTCTACTCAGGTTGAGAAAATTGTCTGGACTGAAAAGTATGATGCCCTTGATGATAGAAACTATAGTTTTGCAGAGATGGAAGCAAGCATGGGAGAGGAAGATGAGACAAAAGAACTCCCGACACTCAATGATTTAGCCTGTATTGTCTATACTTCAGGTACTACCGGTAAGCCCAAAGGTGCCATGTTGAGTTTCAGAAACATTCTCTCAAATTCTGTAGGTGCCAATGAAGTCTTCAGTGTGCGCACCAACGACAGATTTATCGTATTTTTACCGATGTTTCACTCCTTTACCCTTTCCACTTCGGTACTCTTGCCCCTCTTTGCCGGAGCTTCGATTGTTGTGGTGAAATCAATCTTCCCATTTGCCCATGTGCTTAAACAAGTGTTGTTGCGACGGGTTACAGTATTTTTAGGAGTACCAACACTTTATACTTCACTGCTTAAAGCGAAGATTCCGTGGTATTTTATGTACTTTCACAAAGTACGATTATTTATATCCGGTGGTGCCCCTTTAAGCGAGGCAGCATTGAATGCTTTTGGAAAAAAATTCAAAAAATCAACCTTGATTGAAGGATATGGCCTTAGTGAATGCTCTCCCGTAGTTGCTGCAAATACCCTAGAGTTGCAAAAACCACTCTCTGTGGGAGCCCCAATTCCTGGATACAGCGTGAAAATTGTCAATGATGAAATGGTCGAACTTCCAATAGGAGATATTGGTGAGATTATCGTCAAGGGTGATAATGTGATGCAAGGCTACCTTAATCGACCCGATGCCACAGATGAGACGATTATCAACGGATGGCTTAGAACGGGAGATTTAGGGAAAGTTGATGAGGATGGCTATATCTTTATTGTAGATCGAAAAAAAGATTTGATTATCGCCAAAGGTATCAATATTTACCCTCGCGAAATCGAAGAGTTGATTTTAAAATACGATGGTGTGGACTCCACCGCTGTGGTTGGTTTAAAAAGCAAAGACGGTGATGAAGAAGTTATAGCTTTTATTCAACCAAAAGAGGATACAATTCTAGCCGAAATGGATATCAAAAAATATCTAAAAATGCATTTGGCAAACTTCAAAGTGCCAAAGATGATTTATATGGTTGAAGAATTGCCTAAAAATGCAACAGGAAAAGTCCTCAAGAGGGTTTTGAAAGAGCAGATTGCAAAGGGCGATTTTGCAAGAGATAAAAAGGGGCGCCACTAAAACTCAAGACGCCACTGATAAAAATAGAGGTGATTTTGCAATATTTAATTGATTTTTTAGAAAATAAAAACATACAACAGAGCAAAATATTTGAGTATCTAAAATGTTCTCTTGAAGAGGCGCTGATACTCAAATATTTGGCGAAAAACTATATCAACGGCTCTCCTGAAGTCGTTGTGCTTGATATCTTAAAAGATGTCTTTTCAAGTGACTATGAAAAGTACTTAGATTACCTACCCTTAGTCAAAAGCTTGATGGAGCAAGGTTGGATTATCCAGGAAAATTTCTTGCATGTTAATGCCTCGGAGATTACTAATTTGGAACTCCTTAACAGCTCTATTTCGCTGAGTTCTTCCTTTTTGAAAATCTTAGAAGAGGGCTCTTTAGAACTTGCATTACCAGAAATTACCCCTTATGTGGATCATTTAGAATATTTAAAAGACCAATTTTCACGTATTGATTTGTACCAAAAACTCGCACATTTGAAACAAAGTGTTGCCGGGCATTCTCCGAGTATTAGTCGGGTTAAAAATAGATTGCAAGAGCTAGAAGAACGCATTGAAGAGCGAGTGAAAGCCACTGAAGATAATATGGTCGTGGATGCCATTTTCAAAGAGCATGGTCTCAATCCAAAAGAACAGTTGATTTTTTTAGCACTTTTAAAAGAGGAATATTCTGCGGAATTTGAAAGTTTACGTGATATGAATACGCTGATTAATTTGATTAGTTTTGATGATTATGAGAAGATAAAAAACCGCTCCTTACTCGAAGATGGTTCCAAACTGATTGAATCATTATTGATTGATTATGATGAGATGCTCAATGGTTTTGGTGGGGTGTCGCGGAGCTTTTTTATCAGTGAGGAAATTCTCCAAAAGATTATGCATCCCAATAAAGAGAAAAAAAGTAAAAAAATCAAACTCGATATGCTCATCGGTGAGCAAGAGTTGTTTGAATTGATTGATCCGCGTACCAATATGGATGATGTTGTATTGCATCCAAAGACGCGAGAGGTCTTGGAATACCTGCTGAAACAAATCGATACCAAAGTGCTTAAATTACTCCGTGAATGGGGTATCAAAGAGCGCCGTAGCGGCATTGATGCGAGGGTTATTTTTTATGGACCTCCGGGGACGGGTAAAACGATGACAGCCCTTTCTTTAGCCAAAACGATGAAAAAAAGAGTGCTTAGTTTTGATTGTTCTAAAATTCTCTCCAAATACATCGGAGAGAGCGAAAAAAACGTCAGAAATATCTTTGATACGTACAAAGATTTGTGTCAGCGTACGAAAAGTGAGCCTTTGCTATTGCTCAATGAAGCCGATCAATTTTTGAGTTCTCGTGGTGTCGGTTCAAACTCAAGTGCTGATAAAATGCACAATCAAATGCAAAATATATTTTTAGAACAAATAGAAAAATTCAATGGAATCTTAATCGCCACGACGAATCTTTTAGAGACCATTGACCCCGCCTTTTCCCGACGATTTGATTACAAAATCGAATTTGCCAAACCCAATGCCAAACAACGATTAGAATTGTGGCAAAAAATGCTCCCTGAAAATGCGCTTTATAGTGAAGATTTCAGTATTGATGCTCTGGCATCCTATCCATTGACAGGGGGTCAAATTAAGGTCGTACTCAAGAATACCGCTTTGAGAGTGGCGATTAAAGAAGAGCCAATATTCTGTTTAGAAGATTTTGTCAATAGTATCGAACGTGAAACAAAAGGGGCGTTTGATGAGTCCAAAACCATGGGCTTTATGAAATAATAAAGTCGTGAAACTCTAATCTAAGGAAGTTTAAAAGAAGTTTTTTATATCATTGACTAAACGTAAATTAAAATTTTATAGAAAGAAGGACTTTCCATGACACCAATGTCGCATATGGATTTCACTCATCCCTATTTTGGTGCTTTTTTTCTACTAGTCTTTGCAACTGTTGTATTTTATGGCATTACGGTACTTGCACGGACAGTCAGTAGGAAAATGGCAAGATTAGATACTGAAAAGTTGAAATTGACGCTTTACGAATGTGGGCCAGAAGTGACAAAGCAGCCGAATAAGATTTCAGCACAATTTTACCTCTTTGCTATTTTATTTATTCTTTTTGATGTAGAGATTATTTTTATGTTTCCATGGGCTATCGATTTTAAAATACTCGGTTGGTTTGGATTCGTAGAAATGGTTATGTTTATTCTTCTACTGACAATCGGCTTTATCTATGCTTGGAAAAAAGGAGCGCTTGAATGGCACAGCATAAAATAAATTATTTACAAGAAGCAGGACTTCCTATCGCCCTGACTTCCGTTGATAAATTGGTTCAATGGGGACGAAGTAACTCACTATGGCCGATGACATACGGTTTGGCTTGTTGCGCGATTGAGATGATGGCCACGGGTGCGAGTCGTTATGACTTTGACCGATTTGGAACGATTTTTAGAGCCAGCCCAAGACAATCAGATGTCTTGATAATAGCAGGCACACTCACCAAAAAACATGCCCCTTTTATGAGACGACTTTATGATCAGATGACCGAACCTAAATGGGTCATTAGTATGGGAAGCTGTGCTAATACCGGTGGAATGTTTAATACTTATGCCACAGTCCAAGGCGCAGATCGTATTATCCCTGTGGATGTCTACCTCCCAGGATGTGCCCCTCGCCCTGAGACATTGCAATACGCTTTGATGATTTTACAAAAGAAAATTCGTAAAGAAAAAGCGTCAAGAAAATTAAAACCGAAGAGGTTGGTATGATGAGACAATATCAAGATAAAAAAGATGCACAGCCAAAACCTTACTACACGGACCGTTTTTGGGTCGCTCCTCAAATTCCAAAACTAGATATTTCAAGTGATGCCGTCTTTGAAAATGATGTGGCTGAGCTTAAAAAATCTTTTGATATTAAAGAGGCATACATCCAAAGAGGACAACTTGTCATCTATATTGCTCCTGAAGATAATGTTGCGGTACTAAGTTTTCTAAAAGAGACACTTGCCTATAATTTTTTGAGTGAACTCAGCGCCATTGATTGGTTGGCTAAACGAGGAGAATTTGAAATCTTCTATCAACTACTATCGACTTCAAAACGTAAACGAATGCGTGTAAAATTTTATATTAAAGAAAAAGAACCAATTAAATCGGTCATCAAACTCTATAAAAGTGCCGATTGGGCTGAACGTGAGATGTATGATATGTTTGGTGTCATTATCACGGGTCATCCCTACATGAAGCGTATTTTGATGCCAGAAGATTGGTATGGGCATCCATTGCGAAAAACCTATCCATTACATGGTGATGAAGAAGCTAGCTGGTATGAAATTGACAAAATTTTCGGCAAGGAATATCGCGATATTATCGGACCAGAAAATAGAGACAGTGCTCGAATTGATGAAGACGATACGTATCAGTACTCTAGAATTCATCATGAGGTTGAATTTGGACAAGCTCCTTCTAAAGAGATTGTAGAAACAGATTATCAAGAAAAAGATGGCGTATTCTTAATCAAAAAGATGAGCAAAGCGACCAGTAAAACCTTGAAAGAGAGACCATAGCGATGCAAAAGGTAAATAAACTTCAACCGTTTTTTGAAAATCTTGTTTTCGAGCGTGATGACAATACGATGATTGTCAACTTTGGGCCACAACACCCAAGTTCGCACGGTCAGTTACGATTGATTTTGGAACTCGATGGTGAAAAAGTTACCAAAGCCATACCGGATGTCGGATACTTACACCGGGGTATGGAAAAGATGGCTGAAAACATGATCTACAATGAATTTTTGCCGACGACCGATCGGATGGATTATATCTCCGCTACTTCAAATAACTATGGGTTTGCATTGGCTGTTGAGACACTCATCGGTCTAGAAGTCCCAAGACGTGCTAAAGTCATTCGGACGATGCTACTAGAATTGAGTCGTATTACTTCTCACCTCTTTTGGCTTGCAACGCACGCGCTTGATGTGGGGGCGATGACGATTTTCTTGTATGCATTCCGTGAACGCGAATATGCGATGGATTTGATAGAGGCTTATTGTGGTGCTAGACTCACACACTCTTCTGTCAGGATTGGTGGGGTACCACTTGATTTGCCTGAAGATTGGATTACGGGTTTGAGTAAATTCTTGGATAAATTACCAGCGAATTTGGCCGATTATGAGGGATTGTTAGATCAAAACCGTATTTGGAAAATGCGACTCGAAGATGTCGGTATTATCCCACCAGAGATGGCACAAACTTGGGCATGTAGTGGACCGATGCTACGAGGAAGTGGGATTGCTTGGGATATTAGAAAAGAAGAACCTTATGAACTTTATGACGAAGTAGAGTTTGATGTGCCGGTGAGTACGACTTTTGATAGTTATGGAAGGTACAAACTCTATATGGAAGAGATGCGTCAAAGTGCGCGCATTATCCGACAATTAATACCGATGTATTATAAAAGTGAACCTGAGATTATGGCGCATGCGCCACAATATATCTCCGCTCCAAAAGAGCAGATCATGACACAAAATTATTCATTGATGCAACACTTTGTTTTGGTGACACAAGGGATGAGACCGCCCGTGGGTGAAGTGTATGTTGCAACAGAATCTCCAAAAGGAGAGCTTGGTTTTTATATCAACTCCCAAGGAGGAGCCTATCCTTATAGATTGAAACTAAGAGCTCCTAGTTTCTGGCATACGAGTATTTTACAAGAATTACTTCCCGGACTTTATTTGGCTGATGTCGTGACGATCATCGGTAACTCAAATATCGTTTTTGGCGAAATTGACAGGTAGGGAGAGACGATGCAACGATATGATTTAAGACATTTGGGTGATAACTTTTATGACAGAATGTTGGAGATAATAGAGACAACCAAAGAGGGTGAAGTCTCCATCTTTATGTTTGAAATCGGAGATTTTTCACCGATACAAAAAAGTGCGGATGTCATCAAAGAGGCGGGTCATGAACTGATGAATTCACTAAAATTCAATGAAGCTGATTGGACTCTGGTTGTCAAAAAAAAGACAGGGGCCTAATTTGAAAGAACATTTTATGTCGCTTTTGAAGATTAAAGACCAAGATAAAATCATCAACAATTTAGAGGGTGATTTTTTGCTCATGATAGGGATGATGCCATCACGAGACCCTGAACTCTTCAACAAGCTCAAAGATAAAAAAAATGTCGTACATCTTAGCGTGATTGAAGACAGCAAGATGGCAAATATCGCCCGTATTCAAAGCCGTTATGAGGCGGGTAGTGAAGAGGGTGTTTTGGCGATTTTGGCAAAAGAGTTTCTCTCTCATCAAGACCTTGATACGCGTGCAGAAACATTTTTTGAAGCATTAGATTCAGGATATTTGAGTGCCGAATCTAATTTTGGTGAAGAAGAGATCGAAGAAATCTTCCATCTCTATGAACAGGCACAAGATCCTATTTTGGTCATTGGATATGATTTTTATAATCATCCAAAAAACCAGAATTTAGCCAAATTAATCAGCCTTCTTGTGAAATATGGCAGATTCAAGCTATACGCACAAGCAGATGAGATTGCCGTGAATGATAATGATGATGTGATTATTGATGATATTGGAGAATTGCATAGCTTCGATGGGTGTGTTGTTTATGCGTGTCCGAGTATCGATCATGAAGAAGAAGAATACCTTATAGGTTCGGAACAATTCATGAGAGCAGCAAAGATTACGGATAATCAAGAAGTCTTTGTAATCACCGATAGCGGAGAATATTCAAGACGATTTTTATTGGATAATGGACTAAAAGGCACTGTCGCATTAATGCCAAATGCTAATAGCGATGGATCGTATTACTATAAGATAGCAAAAATTATTAAGCGAGAAAATTAATGAGTGATATTACAATAACGATTGATGGAATAAAATGTGCAGCAAAAGAGGGTGAATATGTACTCCAAATCGCCAGAAGAAACAATATCTTCATCCCGGCAATGTGTTATCTGACAAATTGTTCTCCTACTTTAGCGTGTCGTTTATGCCTAGTGGAAATTGATGGTAAACGTGCTTATTCCTGTAATGCCAAAGCCAAAGACGGTATGAACGTGACGACGAAAAATGAAGAGATTGAAACTGAACGCAAGGCGATTATGCGTGTGTATGATCTCAACCATCCACTTGAGTGTGGGGTATGTGATCAAAGTGGTGAGTGTGAATTGCAAAACTATACCCTTGAGATGGGTGTGGATTCACAGCATTTTGCCATCGCGGATACGAGCAGGCCGACACATGATTGGGGCTTTATTCATTATGACTCTTCTTTGTGTATCGTTTGTGAGCGCTGTGTCACTGTTTGTAAGGATATGATTGGGGATGCTGCTCTTAAAACCGTACCACGCGGGGGAGCAGTGCTAGATAAAGAGTGGAAAGAGAGCACTCCAAAAGATACTTATGCGATGTGGAACAAACTTCAAAAATCGCTAATTGGAATCGCAAGTGGGGCGGAGAGTTTGGATTGTACCAATTGTGGTGAGTGTACTGCAGTGTGTCCGGTGGGTGCGCTTGTGGGAAGTGATTTCCAATATAAATCCAATGCCTGGGAACTCACAAAAATACCAGCTTCTAATCCACACAGTAGTGATTGCTCCTTGATGTATTATGATGTGAAACATAGTAGTATCAAAGACCCTAACCCCAAAATTTATCGTGTCAATAGTGATTTTAATTTTGCACCATTACATGGAGGTATTCGATATGGATATGACTTCCAAAATGATGCCACTGGCAAAGATGAAAAAGCATTTGCCAAAGCCGTAGCCTTTTTGCAAGAGGCCGATACGATTGCCTTTGATAGTTTTATCACGAATGAAGAAGCATTAATATTGCAACGATTGAAAGAAAAATTTGGATATAAACTTATCAATGAAGATGCCCTCTCTTATAAAAAGTTCTTAGAAGGATTTAGGGCTATGAGTGGCAAGAGCTTGTATGGCGCTGATCTCAATAAAATCCGAAGCAGTAATTTCATCATTAGTGTGGGATCCGCATTTAAAACCGATAACCCTAATGTGGGGTATGCTATTAACAATGCCTTGACGATGAACAAAGGTGCCGGCATTTATTTTCATCCGATTCCAGACAGCGTGGTTGAGGGATATTCTAAAAATTTCATGAGTGTTAACCATAAAGTTGGCGTAGAAGAGAGTATTTTATACTTGATTTTAGATCTATTTGCCGATAAAGAGAAATTACCACAAGACATCATCACCTATTTAGAA
This genomic window from Sulfurospirillum sp. 1612 contains:
- a CDS encoding amino acid ABC transporter ATP-binding protein, with product MDTIVSMKNIEKYFGDFHALKNINFEVKQGEIVVICGPSGSGKSTLIRCINRLEDIDSGELIVDGIDAYHKKTKLNELRAETGMVFQHFNLFPHLTILENITIAQEKVKKISKHDAKEEALLLLEKVGLVQKAEGYPNELSGGQKQRVAIARTLAMKPKVLLFDEPTSALDPEMIGGVLDVMRQLALENFTIVCVTHEMGFAKEVSNRVVFMDEGEILEEGSPEEFFSHPKTERAKKFLQEILTH
- a CDS encoding DMT family transporter, with translation MIMARIREYGADFLLLLVALAWGSTFFIVQDAIRDTPVYIFLFWRFLFAGILMGVISYKHLGAIDKDTLIAGGVLGLFMFLGFAFQTFGLSLTYSSTVAFITGLNVIIVPFLLFIIFKNKASIYSIFGAFCAALGLYFLTLKSSIGFGKGELYALVCAFMFAAHIVFTDRFSKKYNVLLLVMIQLLTVALLSFVAAGIFDHKIMPQAFDGVFLDALIVTVLFATVFAFGVQTAMQRYTTPAKTAIIFTLEPVSAGAFGYYFADEVFSFTQLSGAFMILFGMLLAELGTYFRNKRRDAHA
- the nfo gene encoding deoxyribonuclease IV, with the translated sequence MKYVGAHVSASGGVFNAPINAQKIGAKAFALFTKNQRQWIAKPLDEETISQFKEALERAEILPKHVLPHDSYLINLGHPDAEKRAKSLAAFIDELERCEQLGLDRLNFHPGSHLKLISEDACLELISQSMNEAIKRTKNVKLVIENTAGQGSNLGYKLEHLGYLVDNCIDKERVGVCIDTCHIFTAGYDIRTKEAYEQTMKKFDTIVGFRYLQGMHLNDSKPDLGTRVDRHDSLGKGKIGLEAFSLIMNDKRIDDIPMILETIDESLWSEEIELLYSLIEK
- a CDS encoding OmpP1/FadL family transporter; protein product: MKKYVAMASMLGLSAATLFGAGYKIPEQSLNGVALSAAYVANAKGADASYYNPANMAFSPAGAALEMGMTYINLPSIKYEDVTPAYSGDSKVENFLVPTFHYISPEVNKWRFGLSFTAPGGLSKRWDNGYSKATAQEFTLKIMELNPTASYKVNDKFAIGFGVRGVYTDGIVKSDANGVGVNLVRDLNGDSIDFGYNLALSYKPIKEMTLSATYRSKVDLTVEGNAKLTSPIGGHYDGGASVTIPLPATLDLAAAYTFDKTTVELVYERVYWSSYKNLDFNYNGTITDPYLLAKFDASIPKNWKDTNTYRIGITHQYSDKLKLMLGFAIDESPVPSDTLGFELPDSDAKLYSVGFEYQVNKATSFGLAYLYDQKKTRTITPTNSGHVNGTFKDASAHLVTASIKYRF
- a CDS encoding long-chain-fatty-acid--CoA ligase translates to MLEYKYQNFYDIIQNNAKVAPKKTAIFLDDKKVSNLALKQDIDTFARFLEFSGIKKEDRVAMVVGNSIEFIVSLFAITKIGAIAVPINTFLKREELEYIINDCEARLLISSPAYAKETKNIINSTQVEKIVWTEKYDALDDRNYSFAEMEASMGEEDETKELPTLNDLACIVYTSGTTGKPKGAMLSFRNILSNSVGANEVFSVRTNDRFIVFLPMFHSFTLSTSVLLPLFAGASIVVVKSIFPFAHVLKQVLLRRVTVFLGVPTLYTSLLKAKIPWYFMYFHKVRLFISGGAPLSEAALNAFGKKFKKSTLIEGYGLSECSPVVAANTLELQKPLSVGAPIPGYSVKIVNDEMVELPIGDIGEIIVKGDNVMQGYLNRPDATDETIINGWLRTGDLGKVDEDGYIFIVDRKKDLIIAKGINIYPREIEELILKYDGVDSTAVVGLKSKDGDEEVIAFIQPKEDTILAEMDIKKYLKMHLANFKVPKMIYMVEELPKNATGKVLKRVLKEQIAKGDFARDKKGRH
- a CDS encoding ATP-binding protein, giving the protein MQYLIDFLENKNIQQSKIFEYLKCSLEEALILKYLAKNYINGSPEVVVLDILKDVFSSDYEKYLDYLPLVKSLMEQGWIIQENFLHVNASEITNLELLNSSISLSSSFLKILEEGSLELALPEITPYVDHLEYLKDQFSRIDLYQKLAHLKQSVAGHSPSISRVKNRLQELEERIEERVKATEDNMVVDAIFKEHGLNPKEQLIFLALLKEEYSAEFESLRDMNTLINLISFDDYEKIKNRSLLEDGSKLIESLLIDYDEMLNGFGGVSRSFFISEEILQKIMHPNKEKKSKKIKLDMLIGEQELFELIDPRTNMDDVVLHPKTREVLEYLLKQIDTKVLKLLREWGIKERRSGIDARVIFYGPPGTGKTMTALSLAKTMKKRVLSFDCSKILSKYIGESEKNVRNIFDTYKDLCQRTKSEPLLLLNEADQFLSSRGVGSNSSADKMHNQMQNIFLEQIEKFNGILIATTNLLETIDPAFSRRFDYKIEFAKPNAKQRLELWQKMLPENALYSEDFSIDALASYPLTGGQIKVVLKNTALRVAIKEEPIFCLEDFVNSIERETKGAFDESKTMGFMK
- a CDS encoding NAD(P)H-quinone oxidoreductase subunit 3; translation: MSHMDFTHPYFGAFFLLVFATVVFYGITVLARTVSRKMARLDTEKLKLTLYECGPEVTKQPNKISAQFYLFAILFILFDVEIIFMFPWAIDFKILGWFGFVEMVMFILLLTIGFIYAWKKGALEWHSIK